A region of Persephonella hydrogeniphila DNA encodes the following proteins:
- a CDS encoding metal-sulfur cluster assembly factor: MAVTKEKVYEALRNVIDPEIGFNIVDLGLVYDVQIDNGNVKVKMTLSSPSCPLSGTILSWVESAIRHIEGVENVDIELVWDPPWNIEMASEEVKKALGMI; encoded by the coding sequence ATGGCAGTAACAAAAGAAAAGGTTTATGAAGCACTCAGAAATGTGATAGACCCTGAAATAGGATTTAATATTGTTGATTTAGGACTTGTTTATGATGTTCAGATTGATAATGGGAATGTTAAAGTGAAAATGACCCTTTCTTCTCCTTCCTGTCCTCTTTCAGGAACTATTCTCAGCTGGGTAGAAAGTGCTATAAGACATATTGAAGGTGTAGAAAACGTAGATATAGAGCTTGTGTGGGATCCACCCTGGAATATAGAAATGGCAAGTGAAGAAGTTAAAAAAGCCCTGGGAATGATTTAA
- the napG gene encoding ferredoxin-type protein NapG has product MEKKKPVDKERRKFFIKILQGLGMAALGGSIWGGYVSEAKTDEVVLRPPGAVPEDEFIRKCIKCGMCVEACKNRENNPDRTKQTSTLRLAAPGDHRPKEEGKYIYPKKVAIGTPYFVPREIPCYMCEDIPCVPPCPTGALDPELVSSVKNGKKVLDINKARMGVAVVDIEHCIAYWGLQCDACYRACPLIDEAIKLELRRNPRTGRHAFLLPVVYPDVCTGCGLCERACVTEKPAIFVLPRELALGRVGKHYIKGWEKKEEERLKGSKGIQKTITPKSEKSPEEYLNTEDLFNE; this is encoded by the coding sequence ATGGAAAAGAAAAAGCCTGTGGACAAGGAAAGGCGGAAATTCTTTATCAAAATCCTCCAGGGGCTGGGAATGGCAGCCCTTGGAGGTTCTATATGGGGTGGATATGTTTCTGAAGCAAAGACAGATGAGGTAGTCCTAAGACCACCGGGAGCAGTTCCTGAGGATGAATTTATCAGGAAATGTATAAAATGTGGTATGTGTGTTGAGGCTTGCAAAAACAGAGAGAACAATCCAGACAGAACGAAACAGACGTCTACTTTGAGGCTTGCTGCACCGGGAGACCATAGACCTAAAGAAGAGGGGAAATACATATACCCTAAAAAAGTTGCCATTGGTACTCCTTACTTTGTTCCAAGGGAGATTCCATGTTATATGTGTGAAGACATCCCCTGTGTACCTCCTTGTCCTACAGGTGCTCTTGATCCAGAACTTGTATCCTCAGTTAAGAACGGTAAAAAAGTTCTTGATATTAATAAAGCAAGGATGGGAGTTGCTGTAGTTGATATAGAGCACTGTATCGCATACTGGGGACTTCAGTGTGATGCATGCTACAGAGCCTGTCCTCTTATTGATGAAGCAATTAAGCTTGAGCTGAGGAGAAATCCGAGAACAGGAAGACATGCTTTCTTACTGCCAGTTGTTTATCCAGATGTGTGTACTGGATGTGGTTTATGTGAGCGTGCATGTGTAACAGAAAAACCTGCTATTTTCGTTCTACCAAGAGAGCTTGCTCTTGGTAGAGTAGGTAAACATTACATAAAAGGATGGGAAAAGAAAGAAGAAGAAAGACTTAAAGGCTCCAAGGGTATCCAGAAAACGATAACTCCGAAAAGCGAGAAATCTCCGGAAGAATATCTGAATACAGAGGACTTGTTCAATGAGTAA
- the napA gene encoding nitrate reductase catalytic subunit NapA yields MSRRDFLKTTAAVAAAAAVGMEVPEEALAAASNAEAGWRWDKAVCRFCGTGCGIMIAVKDDRIVAVKGDPKAPVNKGLNCIKGYFTAKIMYGADRLTKPLLRMNDKGEFDKNGKFRPVSWKKAYEVMVQKFKEAYNELGPEGVAIFGSGQYTIMEGYAAAKLMKAGFRSNNIDPNARHCMASAVVGFIQTYGIDEPPGCYDDIELTDTFMVWGSNMAEMHPILWARVTDRKLSDPDRVKVVVLSTFRHRTMDLADIDIVFRPNTDLAMMNYIAREIVYNHPEAIDWDFVNKYCVFTTGYIDTGYGMRNPKHARELGYSDKEMQTIMKQAVKKVSALEAPALSIYGYKEGDVIKMKHAKQAGKHWIISFEDFKKALAPYTLDYVARIAKGDPDEPLEQFKEKLKKMAELYIEKGRKVVTFWTMGFNQHTRGSWVNEQAYMIHHLLGKQAQPGNGAFSITGQPSACGTAREVGTFAHRLPADMVVFNPKHRKVSEKIWAVPHGTINPKVGSHIVKIMRDLEDGKIKFAWVQVCNPWQDTANANHWIKAARKMDNFIVVSDSYPGISAKVADLILPAAMIYEKWGAYGNAERRSQHWRQQVTPPGEAMPDIYHIVEFSKFFKLKEVWKEWKLSDGTVLPNVLDKAREMGYSPEDTLYDVLFSEKAFKRTIPDVDLSYPQPVAKNPNTGEIHPNTCAVGDKRNVIGVDGKPWKGYGFFIEKALWEEYRLFGMGHGHDLAPFDLYHKVRGLRWPVVDGKETPWRFNADYDPYARKEIEAGRAPRDGKFAFYGPALKKLPRGNLFDVTDPKKVDLTNKTKIFFRPYMDPPEPPDNEYPFWLATGRVLEHWHSGTMTMRVPELYRAVPEAYCYMNPKDAEKLGVKDNDLVWVESRRGKVKARVKTRGRNRPPRGLVFIPWFDERVYINKVTLDATCPISKQTDYKKCAVKIYKA; encoded by the coding sequence ATGTCCCGTAGGGACTTCCTGAAAACTACTGCTGCCGTTGCAGCTGCAGCAGCAGTCGGGATGGAAGTTCCAGAAGAAGCTCTTGCTGCAGCCTCAAATGCAGAGGCGGGATGGAGATGGGATAAAGCAGTTTGCCGTTTCTGTGGTACAGGTTGCGGTATTATGATCGCTGTTAAAGATGACCGTATTGTTGCGGTAAAAGGAGACCCTAAAGCTCCAGTTAACAAAGGTCTTAACTGTATCAAAGGTTACTTCACAGCAAAAATTATGTACGGTGCTGACCGTCTGACAAAACCTCTCCTCAGAATGAATGATAAAGGGGAGTTTGACAAAAACGGTAAATTCAGACCTGTAAGCTGGAAAAAAGCTTACGAAGTAATGGTTCAGAAGTTCAAAGAAGCTTACAATGAGCTGGGACCTGAAGGTGTAGCCATTTTCGGTTCTGGACAGTACACAATAATGGAAGGTTATGCTGCTGCAAAACTTATGAAAGCCGGTTTTAGATCAAACAATATTGACCCTAACGCAAGACACTGTATGGCATCTGCTGTTGTTGGATTTATACAGACTTATGGAATTGACGAGCCTCCGGGATGTTACGATGATATCGAGCTAACAGACACATTTATGGTCTGGGGCTCAAATATGGCAGAAATGCACCCTATTCTCTGGGCAAGGGTTACAGACAGAAAACTTTCTGACCCAGACAGAGTTAAAGTTGTAGTTCTTTCTACATTCAGGCACAGAACAATGGATCTTGCCGATATTGATATAGTTTTTAGACCAAATACTGACCTTGCTATGATGAACTACATCGCAAGAGAAATTGTGTATAACCATCCTGAAGCTATCGACTGGGATTTTGTGAACAAATACTGTGTATTTACTACAGGATATATTGATACCGGATATGGAATGAGAAATCCAAAACATGCAAGGGAACTGGGATACAGTGATAAAGAAATGCAGACTATAATGAAACAGGCAGTCAAAAAAGTATCTGCACTTGAAGCTCCTGCCCTCAGCATATATGGCTATAAAGAAGGCGATGTTATTAAAATGAAACATGCTAAACAGGCAGGTAAACACTGGATTATCTCATTTGAAGATTTCAAAAAGGCACTTGCTCCTTACACACTTGATTATGTAGCAAGAATAGCAAAAGGAGATCCTGATGAGCCATTAGAACAGTTTAAAGAGAAGCTGAAAAAAATGGCAGAACTTTACATAGAAAAAGGTAGAAAGGTTGTTACATTCTGGACAATGGGATTCAACCAGCACACAAGAGGTTCCTGGGTAAATGAACAGGCATATATGATTCATCACCTCCTTGGAAAACAGGCACAACCTGGAAATGGTGCGTTCTCAATAACAGGACAACCATCAGCATGTGGAACAGCAAGAGAAGTTGGTACATTCGCCCACAGACTGCCTGCTGATATGGTTGTATTTAATCCAAAACACAGAAAAGTTTCAGAAAAGATATGGGCTGTACCTCACGGAACTATAAATCCAAAAGTGGGCTCCCATATAGTCAAAATTATGAGAGATCTTGAAGACGGTAAGATCAAGTTTGCCTGGGTACAGGTATGTAACCCATGGCAGGATACTGCCAACGCAAACCACTGGATCAAAGCCGCAAGAAAAATGGACAACTTTATAGTTGTTTCTGATTCTTATCCAGGAATATCTGCTAAAGTTGCAGATCTCATTCTCCCAGCTGCCATGATTTATGAGAAGTGGGGAGCTTACGGAAACGCAGAAAGAAGATCACAGCACTGGAGACAGCAGGTAACACCTCCAGGAGAAGCTATGCCTGATATCTATCACATAGTTGAGTTCTCCAAGTTCTTCAAACTAAAAGAAGTATGGAAAGAATGGAAACTTTCTGACGGAACAGTACTTCCAAATGTTCTCGACAAAGCAAGAGAGATGGGATACAGCCCAGAAGATACACTTTATGATGTTCTATTCTCAGAAAAAGCATTCAAGAGAACAATACCTGATGTAGATCTAAGCTATCCACAACCTGTTGCCAAGAACCCTAACACAGGAGAGATACATCCAAACACATGTGCTGTTGGAGATAAGAGAAATGTTATCGGTGTAGATGGAAAACCATGGAAAGGATATGGTTTCTTTATAGAAAAAGCTCTCTGGGAAGAGTACAGACTGTTTGGAATGGGACACGGACATGATCTTGCTCCATTTGACTTGTATCACAAAGTAAGAGGTCTTAGATGGCCTGTTGTTGATGGTAAGGAAACACCATGGAGATTCAACGCAGATTACGACCCATACGCAAGAAAAGAGATAGAAGCTGGAAGAGCACCAAGGGATGGTAAGTTTGCATTCTATGGACCAGCTCTCAAAAAACTTCCAAGAGGAAATCTATTTGATGTAACAGATCCTAAAAAAGTCGATCTCACAAACAAAACAAAGATCTTCTTCAGACCATATATGGATCCACCAGAACCACCTGATAATGAGTATCCATTCTGGCTTGCTACAGGTAGGGTTCTTGAACACTGGCACTCAGGTACAATGACAATGAGAGTTCCAGAGCTCTACAGAGCTGTTCCTGAGGCTTACTGTTACATGAATCCTAAAGATGCAGAAAAATTAGGAGTAAAAGACAACGATCTTGTATGGGTAGAATCAAGACGTGGTAAAGTTAAAGCAAGGGTCAAAACCAGAGGAAGAAACAGACCTCCAAGAGGACTGGTGTTTATCCCATGGTTCGACGAAAGGGTTTATATCAATAAGGTTACTCTTGACGCTACATGTCCAATATCTAAACAAACAGATTACAAAAAATGTGCTGTTAAGATATACAAAGCATAA